A stretch of DNA from Maridesulfovibrio sp.:
CCTTCCGGATCAAGGATACGCAGCGCATTCACCGCGTTTTCCAGTTCATTGTTCCGGGCATTCCAGAAATTGACTGCTGCACGCTCAAGACGCCCCTCAAGCACGGATAACGTCTGCTCCATACGTGCTATTTTTTCCAGACCGGACGAGCGTTCCAGCCTGCGGGAAAAGGACTGAAATTCTCCGCTCCGAGAGGACAAAAAACGCTCAACCGCCCGGCCGAGCCTGAGTCCTTCTTCCGTAAACGCCTCGGATAATCTGCCTATCCTTCCAGCCGGTGAAAGCCAGGTCAAGCCTTTGGTCAGCGTTTCCAGCCGGGTCTGCCGTGCAGCAAGAAAATTACCGTAACTGCGCCGAAGAGCGAGTTCAAGCTCGTCGACCGCCTGCACCAGCACCACGCGCCGGGGCCAGAGCTCCTGCGCCGCGTGGCTGGGCGTGGCCACCCGTTTGTCGGCCACGTAATCGGCGATGGAAACATCAACCTCATGCCCCACTCCGCAGACAACAGGCACCACGGACCGGAAAATGGCGTCCGCAACCTGCTCCGTGTTGAAGGCCCACAGATCTTCCAGCGATCCCCCGCCGCGGATCAGCACCACGACCTCGGCCCAGTCGTCTTCTCCCACCCGGTCCAGAGCATCGGCAATCTGCTCCGGAGCAAGATCACCCTGCACAAGCGTAGGATAGATACGTATTTCCGCGCCTGTTCCACGCGATTCGGCTATCTTCAAAAAATCCCTGACCGCCGCGCCCGAAGGAGCCGTGACCACCGCCACCCTGCCGGGTGAACGCGGAATCTCCATCTTGCGGTCCTCATCGAAATATCCCTTCTCGGCCAGCCTGCGCTTCATGGCCTCAAAAGCCAGCTTCAGGTCGCCGACTCCCTGTTCCTGCACCAGCTCAGCCACCAACTGGTACACGCCGCGGGGAGGATAAACGTTCATGTGTCCGGCGCAGAGAATCTCCATGCCGTCCTCAAGAACCAGCGGTTTCCCGCTCTCCACCTCGCCGGTAAGCGGATTCACGTTCTCAGCATCCGCCGTGCCCTGACGCTGATTGCCCTTGAACCAGACAACCGAAAGACCGGCATCACCGTCCGTGAGCGTAAAGTAGATGTGCCCCGAAGCCGGACGGGACAGATTGGTAACCTGCCCACGGACCCAGATAAACGGGAATTCCGTCTCCAGCACATCCTTAACTGCGCGGGTTATGTCCGATACCGTAAAGATTCTCATAGCTGATGCGCTTCGCGCTTTTGATGTTCTGAGTTCGCCGCCGGCGGCCAAAGGGGATAATCCATCTCTGCTCTCCACATCCCTAAGACTC
This window harbors:
- the xseA gene encoding exodeoxyribonuclease VII large subunit, whose translation is MRIFTVSDITRAVKDVLETEFPFIWVRGQVTNLSRPASGHIYFTLTDGDAGLSVVWFKGNQRQGTADAENVNPLTGEVESGKPLVLEDGMEILCAGHMNVYPPRGVYQLVAELVQEQGVGDLKLAFEAMKRRLAEKGYFDEDRKMEIPRSPGRVAVVTAPSGAAVRDFLKIAESRGTGAEIRIYPTLVQGDLAPEQIADALDRVGEDDWAEVVVLIRGGGSLEDLWAFNTEQVADAIFRSVVPVVCGVGHEVDVSIADYVADKRVATPSHAAQELWPRRVVLVQAVDELELALRRSYGNFLAARQTRLETLTKGLTWLSPAGRIGRLSEAFTEEGLRLGRAVERFLSSRSGEFQSFSRRLERSSGLEKIARMEQTLSVLEGRLERAAVNFWNARNNELENAVNALRILDPEGPLERGYSLVTVEKSGRFLRSPGEVGPGDALRVRVKTGEVRAVVAAAEK